In Ostrea edulis chromosome 4, xbOstEdul1.1, whole genome shotgun sequence, a single window of DNA contains:
- the LOC125651348 gene encoding uncharacterized protein LOC125651348: MLQIAGEESEGRVDSSSEDDRASRTSSAQRSRGGGGDERAQSPGLRIVASTSSLGSTSAAAGGTSSRAQRKRSKKEHRDVSDVLANLLEESRQEVKSARENFSSASQGRCERDAWGEWLLSVQREIVPQQWRHFQEQTFRLAMNCLTVPQLAAGYDQQQMPPQQQMPHHQQMPHQQQMPYQQQMAHQQQMPPQPQMPHPQQQPPQFVPHTSFTPQQGATQQPQFLAPTPPMQRRSTPSPQQASFQHRSHSAPPVWDTLASNYAAGSASLINQAWSMSGQSSSQGQGQGQSSTQGQSSTKQSSQSEQSSQGQRQPLTPLTLRPRTSLTFGDALDTPPSYAPRDSAETVSQTLRDAQLTLSQPSAEQMVYVPAEVHPEPSASGDSSSSSQGEEDV; the protein is encoded by the exons ATGCTTCAGATTGCAGGTGAAGAGTCCGAGGGGAGGGTTGACTCCTCGTCTGAGGACGACAGAGCTTCGCGGACCTCATCGGCCCAGAGGTCCAGAGGTGGAGGGGGTGATGAGAGGGCCCAATCGCCGGGCCTTCGCATTGTTGCTTCTACCAGTTCCCTGGGCTCCACCTCTGCTGCGGCTGGAGGCACATCATCCAGGGCCCAGAGGAAGAGGTCCAAGAAAGAACACCGGGATGTGTCAGACGTGCTGGCGAACCTGCTAGAGGAGTCACGACAGGAAGTGAAGTCGGCCAGAGAAAAT TTCTCAAGTGCCAGTCAGGGCCGTTGTGAGCGTGACGCGTGGGGGGAGTGGCTGCTTTCTGTTCAGCGTGAGATAGTGCCACAGCAGTGGCGCCACTTCCAGGAACAGACTTTTAGATTGGCCATGAACTGCCTCACCGTCCCTCAGCTAGCGGCTGGCTACGATCAGCAGCAGATGCCCCCTCAGCAGCAGATGCCCCACCACCAGCAGATGCCCCACCAGCAGCAGATGCCCTATCAGCAGCAGATGGCCCACCAGCAGCAGATGCCTCCTCAGCCGCAGATGCCTCATCCTCAGCAGCAGCCACCTCAGTTTGTGCCACATACTTCCTTTACGCCACAGCAGGGAGCAACGCAGCAGCCCCAGTTTCTGGCACCCACCCCACCAATGCAGAGACGCAGTACGCCATCTCCTCAACAG GCGAGTTTCCAACACCGTTCACACTCGGCGCCACCCGTATGGGACACCCTGGCAAGCAACTATGCTGCTGGAAGCGCATCATTAATCAACCAGGCCTGGTCAATGTCAGGCCAGTCAAGCAGCCAGGGCCAGGGTCAGGGTCAGTCGAGTACTCAGGGTCAGTCGAGTACTAAGCAGAGCAGTCAGAGTGAGCAGAGCAGTCAGGGTCAGCGCCAGCCCCTCACCCCCCTCACCCTTCGCCCGAGAACGTCACTCACCTTTGGCGATGCCCTGGATACACCACCGTCCTATGCACCCAGAGACTCTGCTGAGACAGTGTCACAGACTTTACGGGATGCACAGCTCACACTGTCTCAGCCCAGTGCAGAACAAATGGTGTACGTGCCGGCTGAAGTACACCCGGAACCATCCGCATCAGGGGACTCGTCGTCAAGTAGTCAGGGAGAGGAGGACGTCTAG
- the LOC125671290 gene encoding uncharacterized protein LOC125671290, producing MSAMLLQAYPDLLYKYANCGNINTVRSMAKDMGSLPTAVWDTQSLTLRDVLMQVDVPTLGKIVKGQFMNLGVSKIPFRNLQQEVLIHSIKTNIKVLSHSVQRIDGRDGRLRLQSLEQRLSIPITYQGWFELLSEDGRSARPIDSVMNLAKVRPTRCLVRQNIKAFMSSEDGQMTYDKSKIVPAGESLTLMNDVAVKAPTGERRKVLKCRDSKGVILFLDFEQRGLFTPIAGPQDVAGVMTIKDIIGRFRLPLTVKLVQGVWPKVDSNRFTGVIRLDWVYTDEVAFLCPLDRGMFRITPVPTEVLMKVLPATNSVEILENQTIKDIITKVNRMVANYNNTIHLILAVPEAAMVKNKSHQMVNMFSPKENVNGHSRVKRSKSREDFLMDDVDELYQYLRDGKMPPKDKFHYDSDEESFFEEPAYEKLDDFRSRLERLERGEPGNQSSRYRPADLAKLGLHKGTENLKTVGGINEIKPKSPPDAPPPVPPRRYTRADSAPVIPLSQVQKLSPQKTGSSSGSSRGGASKKGTKQTDSKSSSHSSGKRHSVHTFYL from the coding sequence ATGAGTGCCATGCTATTACAGGCTTATCCAGACTTGCTCTACAAGTATGCTAATTGCGGGAACATAAACACGGTACGCAGTATGGCGAAAGACATGGGCTCTCTCCCGACGGCCGTTTGGGACACCCAGTCCTTGACCCTCCGAGACGTCCTGATGCAGGTGGACGTCCCGACCCTCGGGAAGATTGTTAAGGGACAATTTATGAATTTGGGAGTGTCCAAGATCCCGTTTAGGAATTTACAACAGGAGGTATTGATTCATTCtatcaaaacaaatataaaagtGTTATCACACAGCGTACAACGAATCGACGGTCGGGACGGGAGACTGCGACTCCAGTCCCTGGAACAGAGACTCTCGATTCCGATCACGTACCAGGGGTGGTTCGAACTCCTGTCCGAGGATGGGCGTTCCGCCAGACCGATTGATAGTGTGATGAACTTGGCAAAAGTGAGGCCGACTCGTTGTTTGGTGAGACAGAATATCAAGGCGTTTATGTCGAGTGAAGATGGACAGATGACGTACGATAAATCAAAGATTGTACCCGCCGGGGAATCCTTGACCCTCATGAATGACGTCGCAGTGAAAGCGCCAACGGGAGAACGGCGTAAAGTATTAAAATGTCGAGATTCTAAAGGTGTGATTCTGTTCCTGGATTTTGAACAACGAGGACTCTTTACCCCCATAGCGGGACCCCAGGACGTGGCGGGGGTGATGACCATTAAAGATATTATTGGGCGTTTCCGTCTCCCCCTCACAGTGAAGTTAGTTCAAGGCGTGTGGCCCAAAGTGGACAGTAACCGTTTTACGGGGGTAATTCGCCTGGATTGGGTGTACACGGATGAAGTGGCGTTCCTGTGCCCCCTGGACAGAGGTATGTTTAGGATAACTCCCGTACCAACAGAGGTGCTAATGAAAGTCTTGCCAGCAACAAATTCTGTAGAGATATTAGAAAACCAGACAATAAAAGACATTATTACTAAAGTAAACAGAATGGTTGCCAACTATAATAACACCATACATCTCATTTTGGCTGTCCCCGAAGCCGCCATGGTTAAAAATAAATCTCACCAAATGGTTAACATGTTTTCACCAAAAGAGAATGTGAATGGACATTCTCGAGTGAAACGTTCGAAGAGCCGCGAGGACTTCCTAATGGACGACGTGGATGAGCTGTATCAGTATCTACGTGACGGCAAAATGCCCCCGAAAGACAAGTTCCATTACGACTCGGATGAAGAGAGCTTTTTCGAAGAGCCCGCTTATGAAAAGTTAGACGATTTCCGGTCTAGGCTAGAGCGTTTAGAACGGGGTGAACCAGGTAACCAGAGCAGCCGGTACCGGCCCGCTGACCTTGCCAAACTCGGACTGCACAAGGGCACAGAAAATCTCAAAACTGTCGGCGGCATTAACGAAATTAAGCCCAAATCTCCACCAGACGCACCCCCTCCTGTGCCCCCGCGGAGATACACTAGAGCTGATTCTGCGCCCGTCATTCCTCTCAGTCAAGTTCAGAAGTTAAGCCCACAGAAGACGGGGTCCTCAAGCGGCTCCAGTCGTGGAGGAGCAAGTAAAAAAGGCACAAAACAGACTGATAGCAAGAGTTCTTCCCATTCGTCAGGGAAGAGGCATTCCGTGCACACGTTTTATCTGTAG
- the LOC125651349 gene encoding uncharacterized protein LOC125651349 — MANPPRHLRLPFLRLQLAEARERYLTILAALIAEEERARRRQRRRRRWWVRPWLERRVMYGQYETLMGELEREHEGDFKSFLRMEPAMFHELLQRVGPRIEKPDTQRPPLKPGLKLAITLRFLATGNSYKSLAFDFRVAHNTISLFVPEVCRAILEEYRDEVFRTPRTPAEWAVVAQRFQDRWNFPHCCCAIDASDAGVFNGSVLEPALREGRLGFPQPDPLPNDDRDTPYFIVADDAFPLRPYCMKPFSKRYMLREERIFNYRCSRARRVVENAFGILTNRFRCLLTTMNTKPPATVWIVTGCLTLHNIMRMRYPNLQNADLDIEGDNHNIIPGAWRDGAVMAEVEAAGRGPRQTAEGKKQRHYLMKYFNSPAGSVPWQDAAIDR; from the exons ATGGCCAATCCTCCGAGGCATCTGAGACTGCCGTTCCTACGTCTACAACTCGCTGAAGCACGTGAGCGTTATCTTACTATCTTGGCAGCTTTAATAGCTGAGGAAGAAAGGGCAAGGAGACGTCAGAGACGTCGACGTCGGTGGTGGGTTAGACCATGGCTAGAGAGGCGCGTCATGTATGGTCAATATGAGACATTGATGGGAGAACTTGAGAGGGAGCATGAAGGAGACTTCAAGTCCTTCCTCCGAATGGAACCCGCAATGTTCCATGAACTACTGCAGCGGGTGGGACCACGCATTGAAAAGCCAGACAC aCAGCGGCCACCCTTGAAACCAGGCTTAAAGCTAGCCATCACCCTCCGCTTCTTGGCAACCGGGAACTCGTACAAGTCGCTAGCCTTTGATTTCCGTGTTGCCCACAACACGATTTCCCTGTTCGTGCCAGAGGTCTGTCGAGCTATACTGGAAGAATACCGTGACGAGGTCTTCCGCACGCCACGCACACCAGCTGAATGGGCAGTGGTTGCTCAACGCTTCCAGGACCGGTGGAACTTTCCGCATTGTTGTTGCGCAATTGATG CGTCAGATGCAGGTGTTTTCAACGGATCTGTTCTGGAGCCCGCGCTTAGGGAAGGGAGGCTTGGGTTCCCCCAACCCGACCCTCTGCCAAACGACGACAGAGACACGCCATACTTTATAGTGGCAGACGATGCCTTTCCCCTGCGACCCTACTGCATGAAGCCATTCTCCAAGCGTTACATGCTCCGAGAGGAAAGGATCTTTAACTATCGGTGCTCACGGGCTAGGAGGGTGGTGGAGAATGCTTTTGGAATTTTGACCAACAGGTTCCGTTGTTTGCTGACAACAATGAACACTAAACCACCAGCAACGGTATGGATTGTTACAGGCTGTCTGACATTGCACAATATCATGAGAATGCGATACCCTAACCTACAGAATGCCGACTTGGATATAGAAGGGGACAATCACAATATTATCCCAGGAGCATGGAGGGATGGCGCAGTCATGGCAGAAGTTGAGGCTGCTGGTCGCGGACCAAGGCAGACTGCAGAGGGGAAAAAGCAGCGCCATTACTTAATGAAATACTTTAACAGCCCTGCTGGGAGTGTTCCATGGCAGGATGCTGCTATTGATAGATAa